The Sphingobacterium bambusae genome includes a window with the following:
- a CDS encoding PAS domain-containing sensor histidine kinase: MPEYDDALSKIFSSALDASVDGVVITDNAQPDNPIIYCNKAFCDITGYSKDEIVGHNCRFLQGNDRSQDVRKEIARAVAEGRSCQVDIRNYKKDGSLFWNELSISPVYGIKGEVTHFIGIQNDISRRKNAEHNLKLERENLERRVKERTRELQEHEQFLKGIVETIRESLLVLDPNLNIVLVNKHFEKFFKVNANELLDKKLTDVLEGSWNIPELIDLLKNVLPTNNPFEDFVVVHDFPYIGQRRLILNASQISVGGSFQDWILLAMEDITERHVIEKKKDDFIAIASHEMKTPLTVVKGNLQLLERMISKGITDGYQSRLRQSMDSLDNLSTLINNLLDTSILSSGLNKRKSELLTLAEIVKFPLDQVSAVYPSHDFAVSGELELRILGDKDQLIQVLTNLLTNAAKYSKDSKAIKLHVGRVGNFAKISVTDNGIGIAKDNHKRIFDRFYRVSANDNAFSGTGIGLYISQQIVADHGGTIWVESEIGKGAMFSFTVPLSM; this comes from the coding sequence TTCCAAAGATGAAATCGTCGGACACAACTGCCGCTTTCTGCAGGGTAATGACAGAAGCCAAGACGTTAGAAAAGAAATTGCACGTGCCGTAGCAGAAGGCAGATCTTGTCAAGTAGATATTCGTAATTACAAAAAAGACGGCTCCCTGTTTTGGAATGAACTATCTATATCACCCGTGTATGGGATAAAGGGGGAAGTAACGCATTTTATAGGCATACAAAATGATATATCTCGACGCAAGAACGCCGAACATAATTTAAAACTGGAACGCGAAAATCTTGAACGCCGAGTAAAAGAGCGAACCAGAGAGTTACAGGAGCACGAACAATTCTTAAAGGGAATAGTAGAAACCATCAGAGAAAGTTTACTTGTCCTAGACCCCAACTTGAACATCGTACTGGTAAACAAGCATTTCGAAAAATTCTTCAAGGTTAATGCCAACGAGCTGCTCGATAAAAAATTGACAGACGTATTGGAGGGCTCTTGGAATATTCCAGAACTTATAGATCTTCTAAAAAATGTACTCCCAACCAATAACCCCTTTGAAGATTTTGTTGTGGTGCACGATTTTCCATACATCGGTCAGCGCAGGCTTATTTTAAATGCTTCGCAGATATCCGTTGGCGGCAGCTTTCAGGATTGGATACTGCTCGCTATGGAAGACATTACCGAACGGCATGTGATTGAGAAAAAGAAAGATGACTTTATAGCCATTGCTAGCCATGAGATGAAAACGCCCCTCACCGTTGTAAAAGGAAACTTACAACTTTTAGAAAGGATGATCAGCAAAGGTATAACGGATGGATATCAGTCCCGTCTTCGCCAGTCTATGGATTCTCTTGACAACCTCTCCACATTGATAAATAATCTCTTAGACACCTCTATCCTATCATCTGGACTAAATAAGCGAAAATCCGAGCTACTAACGCTCGCTGAGATCGTCAAGTTTCCCTTGGATCAAGTATCCGCTGTCTACCCAAGCCATGACTTCGCAGTAAGCGGTGAGCTAGAACTGCGTATACTCGGCGATAAGGATCAATTAATACAGGTACTCACCAACCTGCTGACCAATGCCGCCAAATATTCCAAAGATTCAAAAGCGATAAAACTGCACGTTGGTCGGGTTGGTAATTTTGCAAAGATTTCAGTTACCGACAACGGGATAGGTATAGCTAAAGATAACCACAAGCGAATTTTCGATCGATTTTACCGTGTATCGGCAAACGACAATGCATTCTCTGGAACTGGTATCGGCCTTTATATCTCTCAGCAAATTGTTGCTGATCACGGCGGTACGATTTGGGTTGAAAGTGAGATAGGAAAAGGTGCTATGTTCAGTTTCACCGTACCCCTATCAATGTAG
- a CDS encoding nucleoside deaminase, translated as MEASNHQEFMRKAIALSKQNLTTLQGGPFGCVIVKDGKILSAAANSVTADCDPTAHAEVNAIRQAAKELGKPDLSGCILYSSAEPCPMCLSAIYWANIAKVYYGNSAEDVQWAGFGDQFLADELQKPPRQRRIQLERICASEAIKVFELWRGASGKTAENLKDGSL; from the coding sequence ATGGAAGCAAGCAATCATCAAGAGTTTATGCGAAAGGCCATTGCCCTTTCCAAGCAAAACCTTACTACCTTACAAGGCGGGCCATTCGGCTGCGTTATTGTAAAGGACGGCAAAATCTTAAGCGCAGCAGCTAATTCTGTCACTGCTGACTGCGATCCAACGGCTCATGCTGAAGTCAATGCGATCAGGCAGGCTGCTAAAGAACTAGGTAAGCCCGATTTGAGCGGTTGTATCTTGTATAGCAGCGCTGAGCCTTGCCCAATGTGCCTCAGTGCTATCTATTGGGCCAACATCGCCAAAGTATACTACGGAAATAGCGCAGAAGACGTCCAATGGGCAGGATTCGGCGATCAATTCCTTGCCGATGAGCTACAAAAACCACCTCGTCAACGAAGAATACAATTGGAGCGTATCTGTGCAAGCGAGGCCATAAAGGTTTTTGAGCTGTGGCGTGGCGCTTCAGGCAAAACAGCGGAGAACCTCAA